The proteins below are encoded in one region of Pseudomonas sp. SCB32:
- the adk gene encoding adenylate kinase, with protein MRVILLGAPGAGKGTQARFITEKFGIPQISTGDMLRAAVKAGTELGLKAKSVMDAGGLVSDDLIINLVKERIAQPDCAKGFLFDGFPRTIPQAEAMKEAGVTIDNVVEIAVDDEEIVGRMAGRRVHAASGRVYHIQHNPPKVEGKDDVTGEDLLQREDDKEETVRHRLSVYHSQTKPLVDFYQKLAAVEGTPKYTCVEGVGSVEQITAKVLAALS; from the coding sequence ATGCGTGTGATTCTGCTCGGGGCGCCCGGTGCCGGCAAAGGTACCCAGGCTCGCTTCATCACTGAGAAGTTCGGCATTCCGCAGATCTCCACCGGCGACATGCTGCGTGCGGCGGTCAAGGCGGGCACCGAACTGGGCCTGAAGGCCAAGAGCGTGATGGACGCCGGCGGTCTGGTCTCCGATGACCTGATCATCAACCTGGTGAAAGAGCGCATCGCTCAACCCGACTGCGCCAAGGGTTTCCTGTTCGACGGTTTCCCGCGCACCATTCCCCAGGCTGAAGCCATGAAGGAAGCCGGTGTCACCATCGACAACGTGGTCGAGATCGCCGTGGACGACGAGGAAATCGTCGGCCGCATGGCTGGTCGCCGCGTACACGCAGCCTCCGGCCGCGTCTACCACATCCAGCACAATCCGCCGAAGGTGGAAGGCAAGGATGACGTGACCGGCGAAGACCTGCTGCAGCGCGAAGACGACAAGGAAGAAACCGTGCGTCACCGCCTGTCGGTCTACCATTCGCAGACCAAGCCGCTGGTCGATTTCTACCAGAAGCTGGCCGCCGTCGAAGGCACCCCGAAGTACACCTGCGTCGAAGGTGTCGGCTCGGTGGAGCAGATCACCGCCAAGGTGCTCGCCGCTCTGAGCTGA
- the tsaB gene encoding tRNA (adenosine(37)-N6)-threonylcarbamoyltransferase complex dimerization subunit type 1 TsaB: MPTLLALDTSTEACSVALLHDGRRFVRHEVIPRLHAQRLLPMVQDILGEAGIELAAVDAIAFGRGPGAFTGVRIAIGVVQGLAFALQKPVLPISDLAVLAQRAHREQGATQVAAAIDARMDEVYWGCYREEQGEMRLAGAEAVLPPERVELPRDAQGEWFGSGTGWGFEERLAVKVAGRDASLLPHAEDLLTLAEFAWARGDAVDAEQAQPVYLRDNVATPKKA; this comes from the coding sequence ATGCCCACGCTGCTGGCCCTGGATACCTCGACTGAAGCCTGTTCCGTCGCCCTGCTGCATGACGGCCGCCGGTTTGTTCGCCATGAGGTGATCCCGCGCCTGCACGCCCAGCGCCTGCTGCCAATGGTGCAGGACATCCTCGGCGAAGCCGGTATCGAACTGGCCGCCGTGGATGCCATCGCCTTCGGTCGCGGCCCCGGCGCCTTCACCGGCGTGCGTATCGCCATCGGCGTGGTCCAGGGCCTGGCCTTCGCGCTGCAGAAACCGGTGCTGCCGATTTCCGACCTGGCGGTGCTCGCCCAGCGTGCTCACCGCGAGCAGGGCGCTACGCAGGTGGCCGCGGCGATCGACGCGCGCATGGACGAGGTGTACTGGGGTTGCTACCGCGAGGAGCAGGGCGAGATGCGTCTGGCCGGCGCCGAAGCGGTGCTGCCGCCGGAGCGTGTGGAGCTGCCGCGCGATGCCCAGGGTGAATGGTTCGGCTCCGGCACCGGCTGGGGCTTCGAGGAGCGCCTGGCAGTGAAGGTCGCCGGTCGCGACGCCAGCCTGCTTCCCCATGCCGAAGACCTGCTGACCCTGGCCGAATTCGCCTGGGCGCGCGGCGACGCCGTTGACGCAGAGCAGGCCCAACCGGTTTATCTGCGCGACAACGTGGCGACCCCCAAGAAGGCCTGA